A genomic region of Gloeocapsopsis dulcis contains the following coding sequences:
- a CDS encoding BrnT family toxin — protein sequence MQFTWDENKRQSNLVKHGFDFVDAAQVFEGVTLTFEDDRFSYGEQRFITIGLLRGRVVAIAHTESQNNVRVISMREGTKREQVIFFKNLSDELGTD from the coding sequence ATGCAGTTTACCTGGGATGAAAATAAACGGCAATCGAATCTGGTTAAACATGGGTTTGACTTTGTAGATGCTGCTCAAGTTTTTGAAGGAGTAACATTGACTTTTGAAGATGACCGTTTTTCCTATGGTGAACAGCGTTTCATTACAATTGGGCTTTTGCGTGGGCGCGTGGTCGCGATTGCTCATACAGAAAGTCAAAATAATGTTCGTGTCATTTCAATGCGGGAGGGAACCAAACGTGAGCAAGTCATCTTCTTCAAAAATCTCTCAGACGAATTGGGAACGGATTGA
- a CDS encoding BrnA antitoxin family protein → MTDEDIDLSDIPEVTEAQMERAVLRVGGKPVERGKQRVNMFLDMFIVEYFKAKAGDRGYQTLINEALTEYIRNHDVKEDLRQILREELKRSKNVLS, encoded by the coding sequence ATGACGGATGAAGACATCGATTTGTCTGATATTCCAGAGGTAACAGAAGCGCAAATGGAACGAGCGGTATTGCGTGTCGGTGGCAAACCTGTTGAACGCGGTAAACAGCGCGTCAATATGTTTTTGGATATGTTCATTGTGGAATATTTCAAAGCAAAGGCTGGCGATCGAGGGTATCAAACATTGATTAATGAAGCTTTGACGGAATACATTCGGAATCACGATGTTAAGGAGGATTTACGTCAAATTCTGCGAGAGGAGTTGAAGCGATCAAAGAATGTGTTGTCATGA